In one Flexibacter flexilis DSM 6793 genomic region, the following are encoded:
- a CDS encoding DUF7619 domain-containing protein, producing MNCSNNPNLTCLPYLNPYYFQSLNISGTGITCLPNKPVSLNSNLPICNPTNNPNSCPSFPYAIKGKAYKDLNNNGSYEDNEPIVNAAVKVNGHSWVGYSYNNEYQVDIDTAGSYNISLASSLPYWTAIISPTTPADLYMYGDIATRDIRLVANQTAKDLWIYQSLGTSRPGFNNTIAIIYQNIGTVSANATVKFLKPAGFSVDSASVSGYTASGDTLIWNVGNLDIDQKGVILIYGKIATNVALGTELAFNSWVNMSDTQEQTPTNNHSLATSIVTGSFDPNDKQAREAISPAQIAAGEYIDYTIRFQNTGTDTAFTVVIADTLESNLQANTLEMVASSHNVRTSMKGNVVYFEHLNILLPDSNVNEKASHGFVSFRIKPQTNLALGTNISNKAAIYFDYNAPVITNTAVTKV from the coding sequence TTGAATTGTTCTAATAACCCAAATCTTACTTGTTTACCTTATTTGAACCCATATTATTTTCAATCTCTTAATATAAGTGGTACGGGCATCACTTGTTTACCTAACAAACCTGTTAGTCTAAATTCTAATCTACCTATTTGTAACCCAACTAATAATCCGAACAGTTGCCCAAGCTTTCCGTATGCTATAAAAGGAAAAGCCTATAAAGATTTGAATAATAATGGCTCTTATGAAGACAATGAGCCTATAGTAAATGCTGCTGTGAAAGTAAATGGCCATAGCTGGGTGGGCTATAGTTATAACAATGAATACCAAGTTGACATTGATACAGCTGGTAGTTATAATATTTCACTTGCATCTTCATTGCCTTATTGGACGGCTATCATCAGCCCAACAACTCCTGCAGATTTATATATGTATGGAGATATTGCCACGCGAGACATTAGATTAGTGGCCAACCAAACAGCTAAAGACCTTTGGATATATCAATCTCTTGGTACTTCTCGTCCAGGTTTTAACAATACAATAGCGATTATCTATCAAAATATAGGTACAGTATCTGCCAATGCCACAGTTAAGTTCTTGAAACCTGCTGGTTTTAGTGTAGATTCTGCGTCAGTATCTGGCTATACAGCAAGCGGAGATACCCTTATTTGGAATGTAGGAAACCTTGATATAGACCAAAAAGGTGTAATTTTGATTTATGGTAAAATTGCTACCAATGTAGCTTTAGGCACAGAATTGGCGTTTAATTCTTGGGTGAACATGAGCGACACACAAGAGCAAACCCCAACCAACAACCATTCCTTAGCGACCAGCATCGTTACAGGTTCTTTTGACCCTAACGACAAACAAGCGCGCGAAGCGATTAGTCCGGCGCAAATAGCTGCTGGCGAGTATATTGACTATACCATTCGTTTTCAAAACACAGGTACAGACACGGCTTTTACCGTCGTAATTGCCGATACTTTGGAAAGTAATTTGCAAGCCAATACTTTAGAAATGGTAGCATCTTCGCACAATGTTCGTACAAGTATGAAAGGAAACGTAGTTTATTTTGAGCATTTGAATATCCTGTTGCCAGACAGCAACGTAAACGAAAAAGCAAGTCATGGTTTCGTGAGCTTCCGCATCAAGCCGCAAACGAACTTGGCTTTGGGCACGAACATTTCTAACAAAGCAGCGATTTACTTCGACTACAACGCGCCAGTAATCACCAACACCGCCGTTACGAAAGTACA